The following nucleotide sequence is from Vulpes lagopus strain Blue_001 chromosome 1, ASM1834538v1, whole genome shotgun sequence.
ttataatgaaaaaaaattgttctccTGACTTCATGGGTTACAGTGAAACATGATTAATtagtaattaaatattaatatttaattgatCAGGACATGATATCTAATATCATAGGTACTGATATCTAATAGAAATTGAGGTGAAGGACatactttggcttttttttctttataagtagGAATTCTGTTTCTTGTCTTTGCTTTAGAAGgtataagtataaaaatataatagtaatgaATTCACTAAAGATTGGTCCATGATTGTTCTTAttaacatttctctaaaaataaaattttggtagaAATTTTACACCACATATTGCACTCTTATTATATATTACCCTGTAATACATGGcttgcatgttttctttttatatgtatgtCCTGTCCCCTAAATTAGGTAGTGCAGACTTCTATGTTCAGGAAATTACTATCTTATACAATGTCTGGTCAATATTAGGTACCAAGCAGCATGGTTGCTGCCCATGACCGCTCAAAGATAGTCATTATAATCATTGTTATATGTGCTCGTACTTTGTCCTTCCCCTtgttatcattcatttattgtCTATTAGCTAAGCAGTACTGGGTGTAAGGCACATTGCTACAAATATGGTAGTAAACAAGAGAATCATAGTCCCTACCCTCATAGGACCTACATCTTAGAGGAGGGCACAGATATTTGTATAACTAATTACATTGAGGGGGAAAATGTCAATTTACCATTTTGATagatagggaaaaggagaaatgcaGTCTTGCAGCGGGTGCACACAAACAGGGCACGCAGCCTAATCTGGGAAGGTGAGAGAAAGGCTTTTCTTAGGAAAGAATTGAATTGAGATTACAAGGAGGAAAAGGAATTAATGGCAGGAAAGAGGGAGTTGGGAAGAACATTCTAAGCAGAGAAATGTCAGCAGAAGGAGtttttaagacattaaaaaaaaaaaagcaagacaggaACATAGTGTCTGAAGGAGTCACCAGCTGAAGTTGAGAGTCGAGATAGATGATGGGAGGGCCTTGCAGACCAGAGTAAGGATCTTGGTTTTCCTTCTGAGTGATAGGAAGCCACTCGGGTTTGATGTAGATGAGAGccgctttttattttaaagttcactATAACTGTTATGTAAATTCTTTGGGCTTTTGTAGCTGACAAATATGCTTTTAGCAGGGGGCAATACCTTCAGATTGATGAGGCAATAATTCTGGTTTGTGGAAAGCCTCTCAGACTAATTAACAGCTtagctctggagtcagatagGGACTTAAATCCCAGTTTGACACTGATGATTTGGACAAGCTATTTAACCTTTCAAAGCCTCtgctgttcttaaaaaaataggtacaATTATGCTTACCTCATGTAAAGCTTAAATGATATAATGCATCAGAAGGACTTAAAAGAATCCTTGGCATAtagtaaattgaataaaaattcataattacTATGTTTATGCTTTGGCTTCCACTTTCTTAAGCGTAGGCTGGACttgtaaaatggaacaaaatcTAACGTGTAGCTCAAAGGGATGTTACTGGAAGTACTAATTCGAGAACTCTTATGTAGGTTAAGTATCATCTCAACTACCTCCATCTGTCTCTTCTACTTATTTACCAGGGCAAATCTTGAACCACTttgtgcctcattttcttcatctataaaatagaactaATCATACATACTTGAAAAGCacattgtaaggattaaatgagttatatGTAAAGTATTTAGAATAGTGTTTGGCACATGGTAAGTCTTTTACAAGCGTTGGTTATTCATTActtaacattttctcatttaagacACAAGGTATGGATATAGATATCATAAAATTTGTTTCATGAAGGTTAAAACTAAGGCTCAGATAACTGTAGGATTTTGTCCGTGATTGCACAGTAATGATGGAAATGAGATTCAAAACCAAATCTGATTTATCCCAAACTTCATGTCATTTCTATAATACCATGCTCCTTCCACTTGTTTAGGGCAGGATGCCCGCTCTTATGTGTTTATCAGAATTATTGGAAAGATGCGATTAAGTTTCAAACTATTTGAAATAGTAAGTGCCTAAGGCATTCAGAGAGTATCCTGGAACAGTTGGGAGGATCGAATGCAAAGAGTAGTGTTAAAGCTAACTTCTTAGGGGTAAGTTTGAATCACAAATCACAGTGAATGGCAAAAAAACACCATTTAAGAGATAAGAAGTAGCAGAAATAAAAGCCTGATTAGGGCCTAGAGGAGAGAGTGTTATCTGGTTGGGTAGCTTGTGCGAAGCATTCTTTGCCAAGAGTTCACAAAACAGGTTGAATAGATTTTGAGGTAGATGGCTTCAAAAATGCACTTACATttaacttacatttatttttatatttaactaatGTTATGGAGTATCTCCAGCGTGCCAAGTGTTTGATATTATTGCATCTTTCCTTACGGCAATCCCAGAGTGTTCTTactatctccatttcacagaataTGAAATAGAGATTCAGGAGGGTTCAATTGTTTACCCTGGAGCATACTAGAAAGTAGAAGTTGGAACCAAATACCCTGATTCCAAATCTCTTACATTTTCTACCAAGAGCAAAACCATTTACCTAAGGAAAGTTCAAACCTATAagtcttttttcatcttttactgACACCtgattgttttgaaaattaatttttattctgaattgtttgtattctttttagtGCCAATAATCTTGAATGTAGGATAAAGCATGTCTTGGCATTTTCCTTGGTATTCCTTTTTAGCAAGTagcttatgttttgtttttcctttgatagTCACCCTTACTCCAACCCCAGTCCGAGGAGCAGGAGATGGAATGGAAACTGAGGAGTCACCTAAATCTGTTGAAGTTACCTCTGGAATCCAACCCATAAAGCATCACATCCTTCAGAATCCACGGAAGAAAGCAGTTCCAGGAGAAAGCCCAGGAGTTCTTCAGCTAGGAAAAATTCTCACTGAAAAAGCAGTGGAAGTCGAAGCTGTAAGAATATTAGTTCCTAAAGCTGCTATAACCCACAACATCCCCAACAAGAATGCAAAGGTTAAGTCTCTGGGACATCATAGAGGAGAATTCCTTGGCCAGTCAGAAGGAATCGTAGAACCCAGAAAGGAACTATCAGAGGTAAAGAATATATTGGAAAAGCTCAAGAACTCTGAAAGGAGGTTACTACAGGACAAAGAAGGTCTTTCAAACCAGCTCAGAGTACAGACAGAGGTAAGAATAAATAGCTTTAATGAGCACTCTCTTTACACCTGGCCCTTTTAAGCCTACGTGTTAGAAAACTATATTTCCTCTTGGAATGTCATTTATTTTGACTTGACATTGCtctaaagattttctcttaaatttctctttctcagcaCCTCTTATAGAACTAGTAATATATTGGGAACTTATACTCTAAATGTGGTTAAAGATGGAAGTATACTGGTGCTTTGATCAAGACCACTTATATGGTAGAAAGGAAGTCATGGTTATAAAATTCCAGACCAAAGATGGGCCAAATTAGACTTTGAAATTCACTAGTTAACAATTCCTGTTTTAAGGATCCGTAAGTTCCAAGTATTTCTgttttatgcatatataatatttgGGATAAAGAGAATGGTGAGGTAAGGGTTAGTATCTTAATTGTAAATGGAAAATGATCTATAgtgttttgttgtgtttctttAATCTTTACATGTTAGTAAACATTTCCTTATCCtcatcctttttttgtttctctattagACTCTTCATCTTTTTGCCAGATGTTAGCCTTTACAAGTGACACTATATTTAGTGGTTCTTatctaaatatatctttaatattttttaaataactaatttcTAATTACAAAAGTAGTACATATctacttgtaaatattttagaaaatacaaaaaatgaaaatagtaccAACTATAATTATACCATCTAGCTAAAATGCGTAATTATACATattgagttcatttttgcctttcttaGTTATTAACATTTTCCTATGTCACAGAATATTCTTTtccaatatcattttttaatacCAGCAGTGGTCTTTCATTGCTGTACCATATATCAATACCTACTACTATtgaacatttgttttaatttttcacattttagatAAAGAACATGCTTATAGATCTCCTGAGTTGCTTCCTTTGCTTAAATTCTTAAAAACGTATGGTGTAGGGAATGcatgagtagctcagtcagttaagcataggactcttgattttggctcaggtcaagatcgtAGGGCCGTggtatcgagccccacattgggctccacccagggcatgaaacctgcttaagattctctttctccctcaaaaaaacaaaaacaaaaacaaacaaacaaaaaactatgacacaaagaaatttatttctaaatgctgataaagatttaaaaagcactaaaaaaatTCTCTGTCATGTATTTTGGCAAAATTTATTGGTTTAGTTTCTAATTTTTGCCTTCAATTGTTGACTGGAAGCAGTTCATAACTTTCGTGGTAATGGTACTCTTATTAGAAGAGACTCAGTTTATAATCACATagagtataaatataaatatttagagataGAAACAGATGGTTTATATAGATTATGAAACTTTAATATTGCTATTTGATATGCACTTTAAGGAATGGAGGTCCATATACATGGAACgtggtttctcttttttcattttgatacatTAAAGTCACTGACATTACTTTCAGCTGGTTGTAATggtcatgttttcttctaggtcAATCGTGAGTTAAAAAAGTTGCTAGTGGCTTCTGTTGGGGATGACCTTCAGTATCATTTTGAACGTCTATCTCGTGAGAAAAATCagcttattttagaaaatgaagccTTAGCTCAAAACACAGCTCAACTTTCTGAACAGCTAGAACGTATGTCAATACAGTGTGATGTGTGGCGGAGTAAATTCCTCGCAAGCaggtattttctgttttaaatagtgTTTCATTTCCTAGCTTTTGCTCTGTCGAATTTTTTACCGATAACCCAAGAAAATAGACAGTAGTGTGAGAATTTCTGACTTAGATTGTCAAAGTACttcatatatttataagtatGTATCGACTGTCCTTCCTCTAGATAGTCATATAGTAGGCTCCCTAAATAGAAAAGTGATATCATAAGATTCTCCCACATTCCAGAATTCTAGATTATTCCTCTATAGTTGAAATTACTCCTCCTACaatgtttaagaaacaaaactaaactcagacctcttataaataaaataaaataaataaaatcacaaaaaacaaagtatttttcccCATCTTCTATCTGGAAAACTCAAAcattatttcctcttctgtgctCTGTTCTCATAGCTCTTTTAACTGTATTAAGTATACAAGAGAGCTTCCCAACCTTTTTCTGTCCacacacaaacagaaaacaaaattatttgcaTGGTATACTAGATGAGGCTACTCTCGATCAGAGTTGAAACCCCCAGGGCCCTCACCTAGGTCCATGGATACACTGGTAGTTGGGAAACTCATATATTGCGAATTTTGGACTCTTTATCCCCCTCCTTCCAGCACTGACTGGGGGATAGGGTCTGGATGGTATCCATCTGTATATTTCCACTGTTTAACCATATGCTTTACACATGGTTTAGTAACTGTTAATTTGAAATTCCATTATCTGGAGATTTCTTACATAACATTAGACGTTTCCAGGCTGTATTTCAAGAATCATTCTTTGTGATGAATAAATTTGTAGGAAAACATTTCTTCATGCCTTAATGTCTATGATACTTTCCAGTAATTGACTACTCTCTTAAAGTccttaatttgttttctaattgtgtTTGTATAGGATGGTATGTGGAGAAATGAATGTACTGTTTATTGGGTTAGAATGAAAGTTCATGCTCACTGAACATTTTAAGAAGCAAATCATGCATGTGTCATACAGATTATTGCAATATTAACTTTCTTAACATCCTTATCAATGCTGATGGTAACATTCTAAGGGCAATAAAGCTTAAACTcaactttattgatattttaactGATTTAATCTTTGGTCAGTAACACTGTGGTCCTAgactttagttttaaaattttcagctaAATaagcatactttaaaattttacttcaacTCTGTTAATAGagaactggttaaataaattttggTACATCCAATCAGAAGAAAACATGaagctgttgttttttaaaaagagagctcTATATTTGcctatatgaaagaaaaaataaattattagatgAAAAAAAACAGGGCATAGAAAATTTTGTATTAAGTAAtccctgttttgtaaataaaatggatatatttatttttaacatatacttTTATGTtgacatatgtatttttttttcctagagaaatatataagaaactgtATTGGTtacattattgtttttaagagaaggaTAGGAATGCTGGACAGGAGATAAGACTGAATTTCCCTTTTATATCAGcctttctgtattatttaatatttttttaaggacaagAAGGTAACTGAGTGATAGGAAAGCagtgctttttgttttcctctaaaatttcctgtatttaaaaacatttagttaatgttattttcttcaaaatttggtCAATCTAGAGTAAGGTGGAGGTACATTCCAAAAATCACTCTgtagaaaagttaaataacttttcctttgttgttctgtaaacaaatattttgaaatcccTTTAATGAGTTCTAAgatcataaacattttaaatgctttttagtgaaaatttaaaaactgagaacttGACTAGGTTCAGTTCTTCTTTGtaagcttttgaaaataaaagtagtatATTAACTTCTTTACAGTGTGTTATTGTCAGAGAATGTATATAAGTGACATTTTAATCTTTTCCAGGGTTATGGCAGATGAGTTAACCAATTCCAGAGCAGGTTTACAGCGTCAAAACCGTGATGCACAGAGTGCTATTCAAGATCTCCTGAGTGAACGGGAACAGTTTCGTCAGGAAATGATAGCTACCCAGAAGTATGGCACTCATTACATTCTGaactcttcttctttctcttgcaaTTTTTGTTATTGTGATAGTTGTTTACTGTCTCTACATTTAATAACTTATGAAACATACTTCaagtaagcattttaaaatagatgCCCAGGGAGGGAAGAAGACTAAAGAAATAAGATCACACACTTCTTACATTcttaattagaagaaaattaattataGCCATAATAGAAGAAATCTCTGGATTTAAAAGTAGTTTTTGGTTATAGTTATAGCagttttgtataattttcttcttctttttctttttttaatttaaattcaagtatccAACATACAGAACATCATTAAGTTTTGCATAATTTTGGTAGAAGCCAAAAAGTATACATGTCTTTGTTTGGAAGGAGATCTTTCTGAGGACTGTTCTACAGTATTAGAGTTTACTTTTATGTCCACAGGCTCCAGAACTATCAAAATAATGTTCTTTCCTAAAAATAGTTTGTACTGCTATacacagatcttccttgacttataATGGGGTTGCATCCCAATAAACTCATCGTAAGTTGAAGATATAagtcaaaaattaatttaatgcaCCTAATCTACTGAACATCATGGCTTAGCCGAacctaccttaaacatgctcagaacacttacattagcctatgcttgggcaaaatcatctaatacAAAGCCTGTTTTAAAAGAGAGTGTTGAATATCTCAGTAATTGAACACCGCACtgaaactgaaaaacagaatggttatACAGGTACAAAATTGTGAGTGTATCAGTTGTTTACTCTCCAGATCATTTAGCTCACTAGGAGCTGTGGCTCACTCCCACTGCCCAGCAACATGAGAAGATATGGTACTGCAAATTGCTAGACCAGAAATAgatgaaaattcaaaattcaacGTATAGTTTTTACTTATTAAATGTTAACCACTTTCACACCATCGTTAGTCAAAATATCATTCATCGAACCGTCTTAAGTCAAGGACTATAATTTATTACAAATCAAATCAGTaagagtcaaagaagaaatcacaggggaaattataagaatgaaaaaataatgtagatgacctttgaacaacacagagGTTGGGGAGGCTTACCCCCCATGCAATCCATGTATAACTTGTGACTCCCCCTAAAATGTAACTACCTATAGCCTACTtctgaccagaagccttactaatAATACAaatagttaattaacatatattttatatgttctatgtattatatactacattcttacaataaagtaggcCTGAGAAAATactaaatcttaaggaaaaaataaaatcctcaggaagagaaaatacatccaCAGTACTTTTTTCCAGCCCTGATTCTTTATTCTGATTACCCCTATTCCTTGATCAcataatctttatatatatttatcaaaaaaaaaaaatcagcctttcAGTGGACCCAccagttcaaacctatgttgttcaagggaaAACTGTATATTAAAATACCAGATTTCATGGGAGGCAACTAAAGAAgtgcttaaagggaaatttaatactttaaatactcataatagaaaagaagaaaggtcctGTCCGTAATATAAGTTTCCTCTTTAAGAAATGCAAAGAGCAaattaagcagaagaaagaaaacaagaatgaaagcagaaataaatgaaatagccAGATGCTGGTTCTTTGAAGAGATAAATTTAAGAAACTTCTAGACAGTataatgaggggggaaaaaagaaagaaacacattaCCATTATTAGGAATGAGGAAGGGAATATATTACTTAGATTCTATAGACATAAAATGATAAGGGGACATTATGTACAATTCTGTGCCAGAATATTCAACAACTTATATGAAATGGACAAAGTTCTTAAAAGACACAAAACTACCAAAGAGTGCTCAAGACAAATACCTTGAACAACCCTAACCTATTAAAGCATTTGAAATTTTAGTTAAAAACCTTCCAATAAAGGAAACTCCAGGCATATTCACTGAAGAATAGTAGCAAGCaactaaggaagaaataaagcgAAATTTACACAAACTTttctagaaaacagaagaagGGAACAATTTCCAACTGACTTTTGGGGCAAGCATTATCTTGATACAAAACTAGACAGAGACATTACAAGAAAGCTACAGACCGATATTTCcaatgaatatagatgcaaaagtcctaatccaacaatatataaaaagatttatacaTCATAGCCAAGTACACTTTATCCTAGGACTTGTAAGTTAGTTTATCATTCAAAAATCCATTCATGTAgctcataaaaaaagaaatactcaatAGATACACAAATCAGATCAATAGTCCTATACCACTAGATGAGTATACTAGTATATTTTACCTGTACTAAAAACTGAGAACTAAAAAAAGTACTGTGTTGAATGACTTCCAGATAACTAcctgataaatatataaatgctttcTGTAGTCTTAGTTTACCAGAATTCCCAATTTATTGAACTCTGAGAAAAAGATTTGGGAGAAATATATTATGCGATTTCAGAAGaatgtttctcatttatttagtattcttgattttcatattttgtccGCTTATTAATATTCAGTGTTCCTGTGTCTTTATGCAGATTGTTGGAGGAGCTGCTAGTGTCCTTGCAATGGGGAAGAGAGCAAACTTACTACCCTAGTACACAACCTCACACCACAGCAGAACTAGCATTAACAAATCACAAGTTGGCAAAAGCAGTAAATGCTCATTTGCTGGGAAATGTTGGCACTAACAGTCAAAAAAAGATTCCATCAGTGGTTGAATTCTGCAGCA
It contains:
- the BLZF1 gene encoding golgin-45 gives rise to the protein MTTLESLDTKVTLTPTPVRGAGDGMETEESPKSVEVTSGIQPIKHHILQNPRKKAVPGESPGVLQLGKILTEKAVEVEAVRILVPKAAITHNIPNKNAKVKSLGHHRGEFLGQSEGIVEPRKELSEVKNILEKLKNSERRLLQDKEGLSNQLRVQTEVNRELKKLLVASVGDDLQYHFERLSREKNQLILENEALAQNTAQLSEQLERMSIQCDVWRSKFLASRVMADELTNSRAGLQRQNRDAQSAIQDLLSEREQFRQEMIATQKLLEELLVSLQWGREQTYYPSTQPHTTAELALTNHKLAKAVNAHLLGNVGTNSQKKIPSVVEFCSTPAEKMAETVLRILDPVTCTESSPDNPFSESSPTALLTTKKNIGRFHPYTRYENITFNCCNHCQGELIVL